Below is a window of Flavobacterium cyclinae DNA.
CACATCACCTTTCCAAGAACCTTGATTACCAGTAGGACCGGCATATACAGTTGCCGAATTTACTTCGCCATAATTTTTATTATTTCTAGAGGAATTTTCTTGGCCATTTTCGGCTCTGATATGATGCGCATCTGAAACACCATCAACAGTTGTTGTAGGACCAGTTGAACTCCAAATATTTATTCCATCAGCGGTATCTCCTTGTGCTACTTCAAAACCACCTCTTGACTGACAAAAAATATGCTCTCTATTCCACTTTCCTACAATACTACTGGTGTTTTGCTGATCCAATTTTGCCATTGGAGCTTCAACATACATACACCAAACTTGATTATTATTCAATGGATTTCTATCGGAAGATCTTAAAATTTCCCATATATCAGCATAACTATGAAGCCTAACAACAGCTGGATTAGCAATAATATTTTGCAATTCTTGTTTTAGAGCATCTCCTGATAAACCTTCTAAAGAATTATAATACCCTGGTGGAATAGTTGGAGTTACTACATTGTAGGTAGGATTTAATGGTGTTCCCCATGGATCTGTAGCAAAATTAGCATCTAAAACTCTGTAAATTATGTTGTCATTATTTGCTAAATAATCAGCAGGTAATGGCTGAAAAACAAATTTCATTTCTTCATCGCCCTCATCTAATCCATCATCAAGTAATATGATACCAGTTTGACCAGAAGATTGACCAACAGGTATAGAAACTGTTAATCCTCCTGAAAAATCAGACATATTGAAATTACCATTATTTAAAGTAAAATTGATAATTAAAGTTTCATTTTGAACAGGTTGACTAGTAGTAAAAATAAAATTAAAACTATCACCTTCAGAAAAAGTTGTTTGAGAAGTAGATACTGTTATGTAATTAAATACAATTCCAGAACCATCATTTGGCATACCCGGTGTAGGTGTTTTTACTTCGTAAGTTCCATCATTTTTTCTTTGAATTGATTTAGAAATGGAAGTTGAATTTTCAATATCAGGGGTACTTACAGTAATATTCAACGCAGTCATTAAATTTGAAGCCGTTGTAGAATTACTATTAGAGTAAGCCAATGCATCAATTAAATTTAAAGTTGTAGGTGAAGTTCCAGATGGAAAGTCAGTAGCATTTGCTAGATA
It encodes the following:
- a CDS encoding endonuclease, with the translated sequence MRKKLLALVLFFFSLHINSQVVINEVDADNPGSDTKEFIELKSDTPNFSLDGYVIVFYNEGTIASYLAIDLDGYSTDANGIIHFGNSGVTPSPSLILSANFFQNGPDVAALYLANATDFPSGTSPTTLNLIDALAYSNSNSTTASNLMTALNITVSTPDIENSTSISKSIQRKNDGTYEVKTPTPGMPNDGSGIVFNYITVSTSQTTFSEGDSFNFIFTTSQPVQNETLIINFTLNNGNFNMSDFSGGLTVSIPVGQSSGQTGIILLDDGLDEGDEEMKFVFQPLPADYLANNDNIIYRVLDANFATDPWGTPLNPTYNVVTPTIPPGYYNSLEGLSGDALKQELQNIIANPAVVRLHSYADIWEILRSSDRNPLNNNQVWCMYVEAPMAKLDQQNTSSIVGKWNREHIFCQSRGGFEVAQGDTADGINIWSSTGPTTTVDGVSDAHHIRAENGQENSSRNNKNYGEVNSATVYAGPTGNQGSWKGDVARALFYMAVRFDGLNVVNGDPSEYLPSTTIASGNIGDLATLLNWHITDPSDDFEMNRNNYIYTWQMNRNPFIDHPSLVDYIFGANYGQPWSAALSNQIPIENKVAVYPNPATEYIIISGLEGASKVEVYTISGQLVLENEFNNDIRINLDLKSGMYLVKVSNGVQSTTKKIIVK